From Solibacillus sp. FSL W7-1464:
TTTTACGGAGGAAAACAGTAAAAGTTTCATTTTTATGGAAAATTCCTTGTTTGTATTTTAGTTTATAGGTGTATGTAATCTTCCCGAAAAGCCAAAATGAAAAGAAAACGCTACAAATTTTGTAGCGCTTCCTTTTCGTTAATTATTGTTGATTGTTTGAATTACCGCGTAATTGCTGCTCTGCCATTTGAACTAGGCGTTTCGTAATTTCGCCACCTACAGAGCCGTTAGCACGTGCCGAAGCATCTGGTCCTAATTGAACACCAAACTCTTGTGCAATTTCGTACTTCATTTGGTCAACTGCTTGTTGTGCACCAGGTACACGTAATTTGTTTGAGCTGTTGTTGTTTGCCATTTGTTATCGCCTCCTTCTGACATTAGAATGTACCGGGAAGAGAGTTTCATACTATATCAGGAATAGGTAATTTACAGTTCAATTGGTAACGTTTTTATAAAATGGTGAAGTTTTTATAATGACCGATTGCCATCGATAAACATCAAATCATACACGATAAAACATACCGTAACTAAAACAAATTAGAAAAATTGTCGGATTGTATCATTTGGAATAAAGTGGTTTAATTGGGACATCTAGTATAGATTCATCGAAAGGAATGACTTTTTTGAATTCAATTATAGAAAACAACAAAAAAAGCTGGGATATTGTAGCGAAGCATTTTGCGGGAGGAGATGCGTTGCCAAGCTACGGACCTTTAGCTCAAACAGAAGAAGAACTGAATTTGATCGGGAATGTTGCCGGAAAAACGGTGCTGGAAGTCGGTTTTGGGAGCGGTCATTCTCTTTTATTTATGAACAGCAATGGTGCAAAAGAGCTTTGGGGTGTCGATTTTTCTGAAGCACAAAAAGAACTTGCACAGAAAACGTTAAAAGGTATTGAGGCCAATTTATTTACTGCTCCAATGGAAGAAGAAATCGGTCTGCCGAAAAATTACTTTGATTTAGTGTATTCCATTTATGCGATTGGGTGGTCTAGTGATCTTCCGGCAACTTTTAGGTTAATTCACAGCTACTTAAAAGAAGGCGGCGAATTCATTTTCAGCTGGGAACATCCTTTCTATAATCAAATCAAATGCCGTGATCATCAGTTTATTTTAACGGATTCCTACCAGCGTGAAGGGTATATTGAAACAACGTCATTTAAAGGGGAAGATGCGCCAATGCAAATACCGAAATATAAAATGGCGACATTTATAAATGCACTTATAAAAGCAGACTTTGAACTTGTAGAAATTATTGAAAGTGATATCCCGGTACATGCAAAAGGTGAAGAAATTCCGTATTCCGAAAAGTATTATTCTCTTCATAAAGCAAATTACTTTCCAACGACCTTTATCGTGAAGGCTCGAAAACGTACTTTATAGGGGGCAAGTAAAATGATCCGAAAGTTAACAAATGAGGACTTTGAAACTACAATGGCACTTGTACATAAAAATCCGGCGGAAAATTTATTTATCATCGGTGATATTGAAGCGTACGGGATGGAATCGGATATCCAGGATTTATGGGGGCAATTTGAAGGTGATCGGCTAATCGCGATATTACTGCGCTATGATCAGAACTATATTCCGTATAGTGAGGGGAACTATGATGTTGATGGATTTGCCAAACTAATCAACGAAAATCCAGGGCGGATCGAAATATCTGGACTACAGCATCTAGTCGCTCCATTAAAAAAATGGATTAACCGCGGTATTCGTCGTGACAGCGAAACGTATTATGCAAAATGTACAAAATTGACCGTTCCCACAGCTGAATTGGATTTTTCGAATGTGACATATTTACAGCCAAGTGAGTACGGAGAAAATATTGAAATGCTACAATCGATTCCGGAATTTTCAACGGGTACTTTTAGTATTGAAGGAAGAGAGCGCGCGGAAAAATTTAAAACAGGGCGTACTTATATTATTCGTGATGAACAAGGTGTGATGGTATCGTCAGCCTCAACAACAGCGGAAAATTCTCAGTCCGCGATGATTGTAGGCGTCGGAACAAGACCCGGTTACGGGAAAAAAGGATATGCGACACATTGCATGTTAAAACTTTGCCGAGACCTGCTCGCTGAAGGAAAATCAGTTTGTCTGTTTTATGATAATCCGGCTGCCGGACGCATATATAAACGGATCGGTTTTGAAGATATCGGTTTATGGACAATGGTTCGTTATGAAGAAGAAAAATAGAGGGGGAATATTGTGAGAATATTATTAGCAGAACAACCGATTCAAATAAACGCCTATGATATTGATGCGATGGGCATTGTTAGTAATATCGTGTATGTACGGTGGTTTGAGGATTTACGTATGGCTTTTTTGAATGAACATTATCCATTGGCGGAAATGATGGCAGTGCAAATCTCCCCGATCTTGATGAAAACAGAGATTGAATACAAAGCCCCTTTAACAATTTTCGATAAACCGGTCGGACGGTGCTGGATGGTGAAAATCGGGCAATCGAGTTGGGAAATGGAGCTGGAAATTACAACGGAGAAACATACACATTGTACCGGAAAGCAATCTGGATGCTTTTTCAATTTAGAAAAGAAAAAAGTTGCGAAAATTCCTGAGGCGTTAAAGAAACTATTCGAAATGTAGCAAGAAAAAGGAGTAAATGGAGATGAAAGAACATTTAGAAGGAGTAGTAAACAGATCGATCAATGTAGATTTAATTGATCTTAATGAATTAATCGAATATATGTTAAAAAATATCGGAAATACGGACAGTTATTTACGTGATCACTTAATTTACCAGGGATTTTGTGAATTAATTCTGAATGACCAGTTCACGAAAGAACAGTTAATTTTAATATTAAAAACATGTTTGGATGACGGGCATCTTTATTTAAATATTACACACAATGACCTTTCGGATGATGTGTTTACAAGATCATTTTCAGCACTTGTTATCACGCTTATTTTAGGGAAAGATCGTGAAAAAAGAAGTTTGCCGGAAGCACTTGTTGTTGAGGCTATTCACCGAAGTATTCATTATTTATTCCTTGAGCAGGATTACCGGGGATACGATCATACGAAGGGCTGGGCACATGCGGTAGCACATGGAAGTGACTTGTTAACAGAAGCAATCAGACATCCGTTGATGAGCGATTCTCAATTTTTATGCAGTGCATTACAAAGTTTAAAAAGCTGCCTTCTTACTGAATACGCTTTAATCGATGAGGAAGAAGAACGCATGTTACCGGTCATTGATGCATTACTGGATAAGGGACTGACGGATGGGCAACTGTTGACATGGTTAAAAGGATTGCATTATATAGAAGTAGCGGATTGGCATAAAAAATACCGGTATGAATGGAACGTGAAGAAATTCGAGGCGGCATTATTAAGACATTTATTAAAATCAGCCAAATGTACACAAACAGCCGATTGGATTATCTTTGGAAGTCCCACTTTAGTTTAAGGAGCTGAAAAATTGAAACGCATTTCTTTAATAATACTGCCATTCGTTTTATACATAACAGGATTAGTTGCATATTATTTCGGTAAGATTAACGGTTATCAATTTATTATTTTTATTATAGTCGGCTTAGGAATTTCAATTTTCGGTTTTTCTCTTTACCGGAACGAAAAGAAGTTGAAAGCTGCTTTTTTAGGGATATTTTATATACTAACTCTATTAACTTTATTTGAAAGCCGACTGATCGATTATGAAAAGTATACTTATTTCCTAATGTCATATAACGAGCCTTTTGAAATAGTGGAAGATTCAGGTGTCAATGTACTGGCAGTGGATGTTTTTGAGGCCCCATATATAACAGATTTGGGGTACTTAATTCATACTTTAGAATCTTCAACGAATAAAGAAGTTTTGGATGCGGAAGTTGTCACGAATAAAATCCGGTACCGTTCGAAAAACGAAGAATTACTAAGTTATGTACGTCCTGAGGAGAAACATTTTGAAACAATGAAGGAAAATGTTTTTACCAATTTACCGGGCACCTCTTCTGCTATTAATCAATTTTTAGAAAGAGAAGATATAGAAGGCGACAGTGCGGGACTTGCCACTGTGTTAAGCGCTCTTATTGAAAAAGGTGACGTTAATAATAATGTTCCGATTGCCGTAACAGGTGCGATTGACAGCACAGGAAATGTGAAGGAAATTGGTTCGATAAAAGCGAAAACTTTGATTGCCGAACAAAGCGGTTTCTCTCATATCCTTGTACCTGTGGAAAACGAAGAAGAAGCGAAGAAAGTAAAAAAAGATGAGCAGCTAAATATAAATATTATTGCAGTGGCGTCTATTGAAAATGCTGTAAAGGAAATTATGAGAATTAATAACGACTAACCGGTGCTTGCCTGTGCTGAAAAGTTATTTGTAATCAAGAATGGTCCTAAAAAGGGAAATTAGTGAAAGACTAATGCAGCCCCCGCTACTGTAATAGCTGCGTCCCCAAAGCGATGTTTTAGGAGTCTTGCGAATCTATAACTTTGTCATGGCATTTGTTATTCCATAATCGGGCGCGATTCTTCAATATGAAGATCGCGTTTTTCCGTTATAGGGCCATATTGTTGGTGCGACACGTTCCTAGCTTAAATGAGATGTGGTTAACACAATCTTGGTAAAGGCTAGGCAATTTATATTTAATTGAAGGATATTATCAAGGAGTCGAATGATGAGGTAACGCTCTGAAAGGCTCCCCCTGCGTCGAATAGCACGCTGCTTAGTAAGGAAAAGCGTGTTATAAGCTCGGTTAATAGGCGTGAGAATTTACCGTAACAGTCTAGCTGACGAAATCCTACCCGATGGGGTGGTGTAAATCATGGTGCTTGGGTTGAACAAATATGGTGAGAATGCAACCAATAGGATAATAAACCTAATTTGCTGACGAACCTCTGAATGTACGGGTCTAGACTGGCAATACATAGAAATGTGTATATCACTAAATGTGAGATTAGCTATGGATGAGTAAGAATCAACAATATAAAAGTCCATCTTGTGTTACAGGCACATGTAATGCTAACAGGCTCATAGGAGGCACCTAAGTTTGTTCCATAATAGTTAATATTCAACGTGGTAAGCTGATAACGTGGAGAGCTTACTCTCGATGAAACGTTGGAAAGGAAAATAATCGTGAGATTAACGAGTATATAACTTTCCTTAATATCAGTGAAAGTGGTGGCACAGTACCGTTGAAGCGTGTAATGAACGTGGAGGGATCGCCACTAGATTAATACAAGATTTATTCACCATGAAAGGCAGTTCTTCAACGATTAATAAGGTTCTTGTGAGACTAATAGAGGTTCAGCTCCAAAAGGAGCCACCGACTTGTTAAAACGAAAGAAACTGAGACATAACGAATATTATGACATGCAAAATCAATTTGATAGGTTATATGCTCGCAGTGTTGATGGTCAAAATTTTTATGATTTATTAGATGTAATGCAATCGCGTGAAAACATTCAATTAGCGTACCGTAATATCAAGAAAAATACGGGTAGTAAAACAGCTGGGTTTGATGGTCAAACAATTGAAGATATTAAGCAACTTGAAATATCTAAAGTTGTATCAACGATACAAAAGATGTTTGCACACTATCGTCCACAAGCAGTACGACGTGTTTTTATTCCAAAAGCAAACGGGAAAACACGACCGCTAGGTATTCCGACAATTTGGGATAGGTTATTTCAACAATGTATTTTACAAGTCTTAGACCCAATTTGTGAAGCACGATTTTATAAGCATAGCTATGGATTCAGACCCAATCGTAGTACACATCATGCGAAGGCACGTTTTGAAACATTGATAAATCGAGCGTGTTTATATCACTGTGTAGACGTTGATATAAAGGGATTTTTCGATAATGTTAATCATTCGAAACTGTTAAAACAAATGTGGACAATGGGTATTCGTGATAAAGCTCTTCTATCTATAATTTCACGCCTCTTAAAAGCTGAAATTATAGGCGAGGGTTTTCCAGTAAAAGGTACTCCGCAAGGAGGAATACTATCACCACTTCTATCGAACATTGTATTAAATGAGCTTGATTGGTGGGTTAGTAAACAGTGGGAAAGCTTTGAAACGAAGAAGGCTTATAAAAACAAAGTGAATATGAATCAGGCATTAAAGAAATCGAACTTAAAGCATTGTTATATTGTAAGGTATGCAGATGATTTTAAAATCATCTGTCGTACACGTTCACAAGCAATACGCATGTTTTATGCAGTTAAAGATTTCCTCTCTACACGCTTGAATCTTGATATTAGCGACGAGAAATCGAAAGTTGTGAATCTAAAGAAAAATTCTTCCGAATTTCTTGGCTTTCGTATTAAAGCTCATCCTAAGAAAACAGAGAAGCGTACCCTATATGTTGCACATTCACATATGACGAAGAAGGCTCTAAACAATGCCCAAATAAAGTTGAAAAAGGCGGTAAAGACAATACAAAAACATCAATGTATTGAAAATGTCTGGCGGTTTAATACGGTAGTTATGGGTATTCAAAACTATTACTCCGCAGCGTCACACATAACAGATGATTTAGCTGAGCTGAACTATCGTATCCATAGAACGCTACATAATCGTTTGAAAGGGATTAGAAAAGAAGCAACGTTTCAAGACCTTACGAAATCTTTACGAAAAAGGTATAAGGGGTACGAATGCAAGATTTATAAAGTTAAAGAAATGGCACTTGCTCCAATTCATGCTCAACGTTGCCGAATAAATCTAAACTTCTCACAAATTATCTGTAATTATACTACCGAAGGTAGAAATAAAATTCATCATAGTTTAAGAGCGATTAACAAGCAAACACTTATAAATGTGATGCAACAGTTTATCCCTCAACGTTCCATTGAGTATAACGATAATCGGATAAGTAGATTTATTGCGCAATATGGTAAATGTGCTGTAACTGGGGTTGAACTTAGTTTTAATAATTGGCATTGTCACCATAGAACCCCATATTATTTATCGCAAGATGATTCTTATAGTAACTTAATTATTTTACATAAATCAGTTCATAGATTAATTCATCTTAAAGACCCCAAGAAAATTGAAGTACTCATGAAAGTACTTCAATTAGATAAAAAGCAACTAATGAAAGTAAATGAATTGCGTGAGCAATGTCTGAACGAAGCAATCTAATTCTACATTACATCTTGTCCTTACATAAAAATCAAATGAATTGAATTAATTGGAACGCCGTATGCTGGGAAACTCGCACGTACGGTGTGAAGTGGGGGAAAAGCTGGAGATAACTTCAAAGGCTTACCTATCACTATAGTAAAACAACATATATTTATATTTTACGTAATCAAAATTGTTGAGGAATACACCTAAACTAAAGAGGTGGGTTAGTTGAAGAAGCCGAAAACATTGTAGGGTAGTGAAAAACCTTTTTAAAATTTTACGCAACATTTGAATATCAAAGCACGAAATTATAAAATAATGGAACCGAAGAGATGAGGAGGGTGGCGAGAAGAAGCAAGTCGGAGTGCGTTTTTCTAATTTACTTGGGGGGATAGGATGATTCAAGGTTCATGGAGAGCATTAATATGGATTGGATTATCAGAGTTGTGTGCTTTAAGCTTATGGTACAGTGCTTCAGTTATTGCACCAAATCTAATGGACATTTGGAATCTCAGCTCCAATTCGGAGGCTTGGCTTTCGGCTTCTGTCCCTATAGGCTTCGTTATAGGTGCATTATTTAGTGCTTATTTTGGGATTGCTGACCGTTTCAATGCACGAAAGGTTTTTGCAATTTCGGCATTTTTAGGTGCAATATTAAATGCCTTATTAATTTTTGTCAATTCTAGTTTTATCGGAATTCTACTAAGGGTATTAACTGGAATAACACTCGCTGGTATTTACCCAATCGCTGTTAAAATGTTATCAGAATGGTTTCCAAAAAAACGTGGGTTGGCGATCGGAATCTTAATTGCTGCATTAACATTAGGATCATCATTACCGCATTTTATTGTAATATTCATTTCTTCATTAAGTTGGAAATTCGTAATTATTTGCAGCTCAGTATTGGCTTTATTATCAGCCTTTGTTGTTTCGTTTATTTTAGAAGATGCCCCAGTAAAATCCATAAGATTGCCCTTCTCTTTAAAAATATTAAAAAAAGTGATAAAGAATAAACCAATAATGCTTGCGAACTACGGTTACTTCGGCCATATGTGGGAACTGTATGCGATGTGGACATGGCTTCCCGTATTTATGTCTGCTAGTTTTTCAACCCACTCACCAGAAATTCCTCATTGGGTGATTGGACTGTCATCTTTTATTTCAATTGGAATTGCAGGAGGCATCGGTTGTGTGATTGGTGGAATAATTTCAGATAAAATCGGGAGAGCAAATTTAACGATTATTTCAATGTTGATCAGTGCAAGTTGTTCAATCATAATAGGTTTTACATTTGGTCAATTTGTTTTGTTAACTTTATTAATTTCGATTATTTGGGGGATATCCATTATAGCTGATTCCGCTCAATTTTCTGCAGCTGTATCAGAAATAGCTGAAGAGGAGTATGTAGGTACAGCGCTTACTTTTCAAATGTGTATCGGTTTCCTATTTACAATATTCTCTATAAATCTAATCCCTATTATTCAGAGAATAGTTGGTTGGGAGTGGGTCTTTACAATATTAGCGATTGGACCTATTGTTGGAATTATAACTATGCTCAAATACAGACGTTACGAATTCAATAATACCAACTAGATCTTTATTGTTAGGTATTGGTTTAGGTGTTTATGATATTCATAGTCCACGTATTCCAAGTGTTGAAGAAATGAATGCTATTTTACAGGAAAGTTTAGCTGTTATTCCAAAAGAACAATTTTGGGTTAATCCTGATTGTGGGTTGAAAACACGTCAGGAAACAGAAACAGTTACGTCTCTCAAGAACATGGTGGCAGCGGCACTAGAGCTTAGAAAAGAAGTTGTTTCTATCTAATAATAACAAAGCGCAAAGCAGCAATTGTTGCTTTGCTCTTTTTTAAAAATTAAAGCTGTGAATAGAGGGCAAGACTATTAGTCATTTACATAAAGTGAATTGTTTTGATAATGCCGATATTAAATCATGCCTATCCCAACCAATAAGCGAGTGTATTCCCTGATAGAATATCGGAATTTGGATAATGTGGATAATAGTGTTAATACCGTCAGTTCCATTCGAAATATCAAAGTATAAATAATAAATAATTTCCTACACTTAAATTAGTATTAGTGAAAAGGATGTGATTATTTTGGGTGAAACAAAATTCGCTGAACTAAATGATGAGCAGCTCAAAGAAATAAAACAGCTAGAGGAAAAATTTAATATAACCTTAATTGCTTATGATAGCTCTGCATTAGAAAGTCAAAATTCACATAATTAGATTATGGTACTTAGTGTTTAGAATAATTATTTCTAAACACTTTTTTAGTGCAGAATAGGAAAGAGATATTTTATAAAATTCCACCTTATTTTGCAATGGGGCTGAATAAATTATTATGTGGAAATTGGAATCAATAAGTACATTTATTCTAATAGCAAAGTAAGTATTCACAGGTTATTAACATTTAAGATTATTATTGAATGGAATTTAGGAGTCACCGACGTCAGCTTGTTTTATCTTAATTACAATTTCGTCATTTTAATTAATTGAATACAAAATAGGGAACTCAATTCTAAATCTATTTTAAATTATCATTTTCAATATTTGTTATAAATTGTATAAAGCAAGTTTCTGGATCATCATCGAAATTATCCTCTAGTAGAAGCATGTTATCCTGGGGTTCTAAAGATTGCTGTAATTCATTTTTCATCGAAATTCTCCTCAATATTAAGAATTATTTTTTAAGAGGCTCAACAAATCTTTCATAGAGCGGGGGAGTGTTTTCTGAACTTGAATAAGACCTTCCCCCATCATATTTTCATAGCATTGAACAAGCCAAGGCTTTTCAATATGGGCAGTCTCCAACAGTTTGTCATCTGAAAATAGTGCATCTCGTTGCCCCGAATATAATATCTGTCCTTTATGAAAAACGATAAAGTATTCCGCCCATTCATAAATTAAATTGACTTGGTGTGTGGAATACAAAAACGTGCGTTCTTCATTTTGAAGTTCATTTAGATATGTCGTGAGTTGATTAGAAAAATAGAAATCTAAACTACTCGTTGGCTCGTCTAAAATATAAATTTTAGGGTCCATTGCATACACACCTGCAATCGTCACACGTTTTTTTTGTCCACCGCTCAAGAAGTGAATCGGGCGTTCAGTTAAATCATATAATTCCGTTAATTGAATCGCGTTTGCCACATGACGCTCAATCTTTTCATGTGGCCATTTTAAATTAATGGGACCATATAAAATATCCTGTTTTACAGTAGAAGCAAATAATTGATTCTCTGCTTCTTGAAAAATAAAACCAACTTGCTCACGCAGGTGGATTAATTGTTTTTTTCTATAATTTAAAGGCTCACTTAAAAAGTAAATCTCACCACTAGTTGGCTTTTCAAGTCCAATAAGTAATTTAAAAAAAGTTGATTTACCCGAGCCGTTTTCACCTAGAATCGCGACCTTTTTGCCCTTTGGAATCGATAAAGAAATGTCTTTTAATGCCTCGGTACCATCACTGTATCGAAAAGATACATGATTAAAAGTAAAATAGCTTTCTGTCATAAAAAACTCCTTATATTACAAGTATGGCGATACTTATCATAGTAAAAATCAGTGCCATGCATGTGAATTTCATGTCCCACGTTTTTATAGTTGTGAAATGCTGGGGGAGAATGAATTGCTCAATATTCCGTGCAGCCATTGCATCTGACATGGCTTGATAGCGGAAAAAAATTGTCCGAAATAGTGCACTAATCAGTAGGCTTAATGATTGAAAACTTTTTTTATATGAACGATAACCTAAACGAGCATGCTGTGCCGTATAAAGCTGCATAACAGTCCGTAAAAATAAAAAAATAAAGCGATACATCAACTCGATTAATTCAATCACAATTGTAGGCACTTTTAATCGTGCAAGGACCGGGCTGATTTCAAACATTGGTGTAGTTAAAATTAAGAAATATAAGCAGCTTGTTGCACTAACCGCTGTACAAAAGATAGTTATTGCTCGAAGTATGTCGCTCGGTAAAATAAAGAACTGCATCGTAAAAACTGAACTATGCCATAGTGCTGATGCTGGAATCGGCTGTGTAAATGTGATGGATAAAACAATAGCAAACACTCCTGCTAAAACAAAACCGATTGGTGCAAGTAATAATGTAATATATGTTTTCAATGGGACTTTTGCGTAAAATATAATGGCACCGCTCATGAAGAGCAGTGTCCAAACGGAAAAACTGTTATTTCGTAATAATGTGACAAACAATAAAGTAATTAAGCTGAACGTCATTTTTTGGCTTGCTGAAATCTTTAGTAATGCATTATGGCTGGCAATAAAATCAATGTTTAGCATGGTCTTTTGTATGTTTCCCACGCATGTAGCCAATGAAGTAACCGATAATTAATGCACCAATCACGCCTTGTAGAACAAATAAAAGACTTTCGATTTCTCCGCTTGGTGGCTCCCATAGAGCACTAAACCAAGGTTCATAATCTGCTGCGATTTCAGTGATGGCTTCTTCTGCCTCACCATCGGCACCGCCAAATTCCGCATCCTGTAAAAATAGTATCGGTAATAGCGCTAAAACAATCACGCCTAGAAGTAATAGTAAATTTTTCTTAAACATATTAGCTCTCCTTTGCCTTTAATATACGTAGTTGAACTAATTCTCTCATATTATACTTTTGTAAGAAGTTCATAATCATAACCGTTAATAACCCCTCACTAATTGCAAGTGGAATTTGTGTTAATGCAAAGATGCTCGCAAATTTCTGGAATGACCCTAAAATACCGCCTACTTCAGAAGGGAAAGCTAATGCCAACTGAACAGATGTCATTACATATGTACCTAAATCACCAAGCATTGCCGCTAAAAATACAGCTACACTAAATGATAATCCCCATTTTGTCGATAGTTTGAAAACACCAACAGCTATAAAAGGACCGACAATCGCCATTGAGAAAATATTCGCACCTAATGTTGTAAGTCCTCCATGGGCAAGAAGAATGGATTGGAATAATAGGACGATGGATCCTAAGACGCTCATCACAAATGGTCCGAATAAAATC
This genomic window contains:
- a CDS encoding energy-coupling factor ABC transporter permease, which translates into the protein MKQLLPKLAYFGIVLLFMPKQAYAMHIMEGFLPIGWAIFWFALCLPFLVKGLQVIRLVVKENPESKLLLALSGAFTFVLSALKIPSVTGSCSHPTGVGLGSILFGPFVMSVLGSIVLLFQSILLAHGGLTTLGANIFSMAIVGPFIAVGVFKLSTKWGLSFSVAVFLAAMLGDLGTYVMTSVQLALAFPSEVGGILGSFQKFASIFALTQIPLAISEGLLTVMIMNFLQKYNMRELVQLRILKAKES